One window of the Manihot esculenta cultivar AM560-2 chromosome 14, M.esculenta_v8, whole genome shotgun sequence genome contains the following:
- the LOC110600265 gene encoding uncharacterized protein LOC110600265 gives MNLLKVHQWHCQPQFFQISRITPLHSIFPGLKFPLKRLTPRFSFNLLLLSPFRPSFKISSLSSAETSFFDNKQQDDNAKPVAEFEDLAQNGVVYQNTLRLVECSMFAAVTGLVYFLSNSLSIENYFGCFFSLPIVISSMRWGVAAGRKTVVATAMLLFVLSGPLKALTYLLTHGIVGFTMGTLWRLGADWGLSIFLCTIARSIGAMGYVITTSFLIRENILALITINIHASLTSIFAAIGINTIPSMNVIYAIFTTVLLLNSGFFAFLLHILYAVFLTRLGMKHSLRLPRWLEKAL, from the exons ATGAATCTCCTCAAAGTCCATCAGTGGCACTGCCAACCTCAATTTTTCCAGATTTCACGAATTACTCCTCTCCATTCAATCTTTCCTGGACTCAAATTCCCCCTTAAAAGATTAACTCCTCgcttttccttcaatctcttgcTGCTTTCTCCGTTTAGACCCAGCTTCAAAATCTCCAGTCTTTCAAGTGCTGAAACTTCGTTTTTTGATAACAAACAACAAGATGATAATGCAAAACCTGTAGCAGAATTCGAAGACTTGGCCCAAAACGGGGTTGTTTACCAGAACACACTCAGATTGGTAGAGTGTTCCATGTTCGCTGCTGTAACTGGGCTCGTGTATTTCTTGAGCAATTCTCTCTCAATTGag AATTACTTCGGATGTTTCTTCTCGTTGCCAATAGTAATCTCTTCAATGAGATGGGGAGTTGCAGCTGGGAGGAAAACAGTG GTGGCGACAGCTATGCTTTTATTTGTCTTGTCAGGCCCATTGAAAGCTTTAACATATCTG CTAACACATGGTATAGTTGGTTTCACCATGGGTACTTTGTGGAG GTTGGGAGCAGATTGGGGTCTTTCAATATTCTTGTGCACAATT GCTCGATCAATAGGTGCCATGGGGTATGTCATTACAACTTCCTTCTTAATAAGAGAAAACATACTTGCTTTG ATCACCATTAACATTCATGCTTCTCTGACATCAATATTTGCTGCCATTGGTATTAATACAATTCCATCAATGAATGTGATATACGCCATATTTACGACCGTG CTATTGCTAAATAGTGGATTCTTTGCGTTTCTACTGCATATCTTGTATGCGGTGTTCCTCACCCGGCTTGGAATGAAACATTCATTGAGATTGCCAAGATGGCTGGAGAAAGCCTTATGA
- the LOC110600380 gene encoding uncharacterized protein LOC110600380, giving the protein MKERGKAVEMYSNGSFQDYSSFSSDLPCKKHPSSSSVGICAYCLKDRLVKLVCSDCGEQRLSSCSCSEISSNRNSCTVEVGSVGRISFLIENDKKTDIFSHSNSKPKPSGDKADEIILLKRSSSSCVEIKRKGGFWRIGKLFRKKREKDCERSSIDGFEEKSDLWVVDYMGVSRSRSLCSFRGGGFFGSEDGTFSGARSSISAARSSISAARNSGVNGGMLFDPERKSGFSEAEPRKSGFDGEKKDASVLDPEKLDPGFSGANTRRVFSLKEGNFTTMEDSGFIDLKFDFPSEPKSDLSSVKIGGALSDSNSAFGSMRGSDFLTQDQCGGPFGSLVGDGMYTNGGSCRITVSDRGIKRSRKSFKSWRWIFRHNPNSRKKDEEPVVKPLA; this is encoded by the coding sequence ATGAAAGAGAGAGGCAAAGCTGTGGAGATGTACAGCAATGGATCGTTCCAAGATTACAGCTCTTTTTCATCTGATCTTCCATGCAAGAAACACCCATCATCTTCTTCAGTTGGTATATGTGCTTATTGTCTCAAAGATCGTTTAGTCAAGTTAGTCTGTTCTGATTGTGGAGAGCAAAGACTCTCTTCTTGCTCTTGCTCTGAGATCTCTTCCAATCGCAATTCCTGCACTGTTGAGGTAGGCAGTGTTGGTCGCATTTCATTCTTGATAGAAAACGATAAAAAAACTGATATTTTTTCCCATTCAAATTCTAAGCCCAAACCCAGTGGAGACAAAGCAGATGAAATAATCTTGCTTAAGAGAAGCAGTAGTAGCTGTGTTGAGATCAAGAGAAAAGGTGGGTTTTGGAGAATTGGCAAGTTATTCCgcaagaaaagagaaaaggatTGTGAGAGAAGCAGTATTGATGGCTTCGAAGAAAAAAGTGATCTCTGGGTTGTTGATTACATGGGTGTATCGAGGTCCAGGTCTCTATGCAGTTTCAGAGGAGGTGGCTTTTTTGGTTCTGAAGATGGAACCTTTTCTGGTGCCAGGAGTTCTATTTCAGCTGCTAGGAGTTCCATTTCAGCCGCTAGAAACTCTGGTGTGAATGGCGGTATGCTCTTTGATCCTGAGAGAAAAAGTGGGTTCAGTGAAGCAGAGCCAAGAAAAAGTGGTTTCGATGGTGAAAAGAAAGACGCTAGTGTCTTGGATCCAGAAAAACTCGATCCTGGTTTTAGTGGAGCCAATACAAGACGTGTATTTTCACTCAAAGAAGGCAATTTTACTACAATGGAGGATTCAGGCTTCATTGACCTCAAATTTGATTTCCCATCAGAGCCCAAGTCAGATTTATCTTCTGTCAAGATTGGTGGTGCTTTGTCAGATTCAAACTCTGCTTTTGGTAGCATGAGGGGCAGTGATTTTCTGACACAGGATCAATGTGGAGGGCCTTTTGGGAGTCTTGTGGGAGATGGGATGTATACTAATGGAGGTTCATGTAGAATCACAGTTAGTGACAGAGGAATTAAAAGGAGCAGGAAAAGTTTCAAGAGTTGGAGATGGATTTTCAGGCACAATCCAAATTCAAGGAAGAAAGATGAAGAACCTGTGGTCAAGCCCTTAGCTTAG
- the LOC110600379 gene encoding uncharacterized protein LOC110600379: protein MYVTRPLSLYQKDPSALSLAPPEGPNSGILVIQDEEADQPTCCFGLCKSNRAKNMPFPQNKNLEVRYTTQTGEHQHVNVNRVLFIPVLNLPLSSNQYYCIERKGRDRGAAYRNSKEEDMKTCCFCSCISDLEPQALDPQDIHQKFEIQQRKWGSFVAKSVAPDGFPPTFLRRKGWTVYTSSPPHEFELKEAPGLDKNLRARLPHFSFPLSCRSSPPVEVGKWYCPLMFIRDGAFKDQMDNSRYYEMTLEQQWQQIFSCESNYNEGNAVTVDVAVETEVVEVAGKESMLQSDKQVIDGVMWFRSGGNVGGEARVGLSLAVVERMKWEQERFGWIGASERQVRVKRVEEFGGQGGWRRFGCYVLVERFALKRMNGSLVMTYDFRHTQHIRSKWE from the exons ATGTATGTGACGAGGCCTCTGTCATTGTATCAGAAAGATCCTTCAGCTCTTTCATTAGCTCCGCCTGAGGGTCCAAATTCTGGCATCCTGGTAATCCAAGATGAAGAAGCTGATCAACCCACTTGCTGTTTTGGATTGTGCAAGAGCAACCGAGCAAAAAATATGCCTTTCCCTCAAAATAAGAACTTAGAAGTTCGTTACACAACACAAACTGGAGAGCATCAACATGTTAATGTAAATAGGGTGCTCTTTATTCCTGTTCTCAATCTACCTCTTTCGTCCAATCAATACTACTGTATAGAGAGGAAAGGAAGGGATAGAGG GGCAGCTTACAGAAACTCGAAGGAGGAGGACATGAAGACATGCTGTTTCTGCAGCTGTATTTCTGATTTAGAACCACAAGCTTTAGATCCTCAGGACATACATCAGAAATTCGAAATTCAGCAGAGAAAATGGGGTAGCTTTGTTGCCAAATCCGTAGCTCCGGATGGGTTCCCTCCAACTTTCTTGAggagaaaaggctggacagtgTATACCTCATCACCACCACACGAATTCGAGTTAAAAGAAGCACCAGGACTCGACAAGAATCTCCGAGCCCGCCTTCCACACTTCAGCTTTCCATTGTCATGCAGAAGCTCTCCACCTGTGGAAGTAGGAAAATGGTACTGCCCTTTAATGTTCATTAGAGATGGAGCATTTAAAGATCAGATGGATAATTCAAGATATTATGAGATGACGCTTGAGCAACAATGGCAACAAATTTTTTCTTGCGAAAGTAACTATAATGAAGGTAATGCAGTGACAGTTGATGTTGCTGTTGAAACTGAAGTAGTTGAAGTTGCTGGAAAAGAATCTATGCTGCAAAGTGACAAGCAAGTAATTGATGGGGTGATGTGGTTTAGAAGTGGTGGCAATGTGGGAGGAGAAGCTAGAGTGGGCCTAAGTTTAGCAGTTGTTGAGAGAATGAAGTGGGAGCAAGAGAGATTTGGGTGGATTGGTGCAAGTGAGAGACAAGTGAGGGTGAAGAGAGTGGAGGAATTTGGAGGTCAGGGAGGATGGAGAAGATTTGGTTgctatgttttggttgagagatTTGCATTGAAGAGAATGAATGGAAGCTTGGTGATGACCTATGATTTCAGGCATACTCAACATATCAGGAGCAAATGGGAGTAA
- the LOC110600470 gene encoding RING-H2 finger protein ATL79, which translates to MLKYLSLISAHFKWALNFLIRNPLFQYHDHLYKPEDQFVDDEEVSTGQYYKCEASCSEAIECAVCLSKIEQGEEMRELRRCKHMFHRVCLDRWVAYGRMTCPLCRDSLAPRRLISELGGQVLVFKFSSFIGSDDRHTWWLR; encoded by the coding sequence ATGCTCAAATACTTGAGTTTGATCTCTGCCCACTTCAAATGGGCATTGAATTTCTTGATTCGGAATCCTCTCTTCCAATACCATGATCACCTTTACAAGCCAGAAGATCAGTTTGTTGATGATGAAGAAGTAAGCACAGGGCAGTACTACAAGTGCGAAGCAAGCTGCAGTGAAGCCATAGAATGTGCAGTTTGTCTGAGTAAGATTGAACAAGGAgaagagatgagagagttgagaAGATGTAAGCATATGTTTCATAGAGTTTGCTTAGACAGATGGGTTGCTTACGGCCGCATGACTTGCCCTCTTTGCAGGGACTCGCTTGCTCCTCGAAGACTAATCTCCGAGCTTGGAGGGCAAGTGTTAGTGTTCAAGTTTTCTTCTTTCATTGGCTCAGATGATCGTCACACTTGGTGGCTGCGATAG